The following proteins come from a genomic window of Pseudomonas putida:
- the urtC gene encoding urea ABC transporter permease subunit UrtC, translating into MNQPLLVTASQKAGPRLSLAIGTVVVLLLLAMALLSLLPPDHALQVSAYTLTLVGKILCYAIVALALDLVWGYAGLLSLGHGLFFALGGYAMGMYLMRQAAGDGLPGFMTFLSWSELPWYWAGTQHFAWALCLVVLAPGLLALVFGFFAFRSRIKGVYFSIMTQALTFAGMLLFFRNETGFGGNNGFTSFRTILGFDIAAQGTRAVLFLLTVGLLLASLYLCWRLTQSKFGRLLTAVRDAENRMMFCGYDPRGFKLLVWVLSAVLCGLAGALYVPQVGIINPSEMSPTNSIEAAVWVALGGRGTLIGPLLGAGLVNGMKSWFTVAFPEFWLFFLGALFILVTLYLPKGVVGLLKKRSQP; encoded by the coding sequence ATGAACCAGCCACTGCTTGTCACCGCTTCGCAAAAAGCCGGGCCGCGCCTGTCGCTAGCCATCGGCACCGTCGTCGTCCTGCTGTTGCTGGCCATGGCGCTGCTGTCGTTGCTGCCGCCCGACCATGCCTTGCAGGTATCGGCCTACACCCTCACGCTGGTCGGCAAGATCCTCTGCTACGCCATCGTCGCCCTGGCCCTGGACCTGGTCTGGGGCTACGCAGGGCTGCTGTCGCTCGGTCACGGGCTGTTCTTTGCCCTCGGTGGCTACGCCATGGGCATGTACCTGATGCGCCAGGCCGCCGGTGACGGCCTGCCGGGGTTCATGACGTTCCTGTCGTGGAGCGAGCTGCCGTGGTACTGGGCCGGTACCCAGCACTTTGCCTGGGCCCTGTGCCTGGTGGTGCTGGCGCCGGGCCTGCTGGCACTGGTGTTTGGTTTCTTCGCCTTCCGCTCGCGGATCAAGGGCGTGTATTTCTCGATCATGACCCAGGCCCTGACCTTCGCCGGCATGCTGCTGTTCTTCCGCAACGAAACAGGGTTTGGCGGCAACAACGGTTTCACCAGCTTTCGCACGATTCTGGGCTTCGACATTGCCGCACAGGGCACCCGCGCCGTGCTGTTCCTGCTGACCGTAGGTTTGCTGCTGGCAAGCCTGTACCTGTGCTGGCGCCTGACCCAGAGCAAGTTCGGCCGCCTGCTCACCGCCGTACGCGATGCAGAAAACCGCATGATGTTCTGCGGCTATGACCCACGGGGTTTCAAGCTGCTGGTGTGGGTATTGAGCGCCGTGCTGTGCGGCCTGGCAGGTGCGCTGTATGTGCCACAGGTGGGCATCATCAACCCCAGCGAGATGTCGCCGACCAACTCCATCGAGGCTGCTGTCTGGGTAGCTTTGGGCGGGCGCGGCACACTGATCGGCCCGCTGCTGGGCGCTGGCCTGGTCAACGGCATGAAAAGCTGGTTCACCGTGGCCTTCCCCGAGTTCTGGCTGTTCTTCCTCGGCGCATTGTTCATCCTCGTCACCCTGTACCTGCCCAAGGGCGTGGTCGGCCTGCTGAAGAAAAGGAGCCAGCCATGA
- the urtB gene encoding urea ABC transporter permease subunit UrtB, with product MNPPPISRIARMLRILLTLLLLLPLATQASEGEFFLTAKPAEQARLLEGWAAQPEAARLPLLENLRQGRIAADDTRKVRLNNRLRGLIDNALASHQLLSDNSDTRLAAAQQLQKSAQPAQMAFLDRRFASEPDTTVHAALGLALANLQLGASEPAVRLAAVRLLGETGDPLARTRLETLLQPDVETDAGVRTAAETSLAQVKRKLLFGELLGQAFSGLSLGSILLLAALGLAITFGLLGVINMAHGEMLMLGAYSTYMVQVLLQRYAPGAIEFYPLIALPVAFAVSAGVGMALERTVIRHLYGRPLETLLATWGISLMLIQAIRLLFGAQNVEVSNPAWLSGGIQLLPNLVLPYNRLVIIAFALAVVLLTWLLLNRTRLGLNVRAVTQNRNMAACCGVSTGRVDMLAFGLGSGIAGLGGVALSQVGNVGPDLGQSYIIDSFLVVVLGGVGQLAGSLWAAFGLGIANKLLEPQIGAVLGKILILALIILFIQKRPQGLFALKGRVID from the coding sequence ATGAATCCACCGCCGATTTCCAGGATTGCCCGCATGCTCAGAATCCTCCTTACCCTGCTGCTCCTGCTGCCCCTGGCAACCCAGGCCAGCGAGGGCGAATTCTTCCTCACCGCCAAGCCCGCCGAGCAGGCTCGCCTGCTCGAAGGCTGGGCGGCGCAACCCGAAGCCGCGCGCCTGCCGCTGCTGGAAAACCTGCGCCAGGGCCGCATCGCAGCCGATGACACCCGCAAGGTGCGCCTTAACAACCGCCTGCGCGGCCTGATCGATAACGCCCTGGCCAGCCACCAGTTGCTCAGCGACAACAGCGACACTCGCTTGGCCGCCGCCCAGCAACTGCAAAAAAGTGCGCAACCGGCGCAAATGGCATTCCTCGACCGGCGCTTTGCCAGCGAACCCGACACTACCGTGCACGCCGCGCTTGGCCTGGCACTGGCCAACCTGCAACTGGGCGCCAGCGAGCCAGCCGTACGCCTGGCGGCGGTACGCCTGCTCGGCGAAACCGGCGACCCGCTGGCCCGCACCCGCCTGGAGACCTTGCTGCAACCCGACGTGGAAACCGACGCAGGCGTGCGCACTGCAGCTGAAACAAGCCTGGCCCAGGTCAAACGCAAGCTGCTGTTCGGTGAGCTGCTCGGCCAGGCTTTCAGCGGCCTGTCGCTGGGTTCGATCCTGCTGCTGGCGGCCCTTGGCCTGGCGATCACCTTCGGGCTGCTGGGCGTGATCAACATGGCCCACGGCGAGATGCTCATGCTCGGTGCTTACAGCACCTACATGGTCCAGGTGCTGCTGCAGCGCTACGCGCCAGGCGCAATCGAGTTCTACCCGCTGATTGCCCTGCCAGTGGCCTTCGCCGTCAGCGCCGGCGTGGGCATGGCCCTGGAGCGCACGGTGATCCGCCACCTCTACGGCCGCCCGCTGGAAACCCTGCTGGCGACCTGGGGCATCAGCCTGATGCTGATCCAGGCCATCCGCCTGCTGTTCGGCGCGCAGAACGTCGAGGTCAGCAACCCGGCCTGGCTGTCTGGTGGCATCCAGCTGCTACCCAACCTGGTGCTGCCCTACAACCGCCTGGTGATCATTGCCTTCGCCTTGGCGGTGGTACTGCTGACCTGGCTGCTGCTCAACCGCACGCGGCTGGGCCTGAACGTACGTGCGGTCACCCAGAATCGCAACATGGCTGCCTGCTGTGGCGTGTCCACCGGGCGCGTGGACATGCTCGCCTTCGGCCTGGGCTCGGGCATTGCCGGGCTTGGTGGTGTAGCGCTGAGCCAGGTCGGCAACGTCGGCCCGGACCTTGGCCAGAGCTACATCATCGACTCTTTCCTGGTGGTGGTGCTCGGCGGTGTCGGGCAACTGGCCGGTAGCCTCTGGGCCGCCTTCGGCCTAGGGATAGCCAACAAGCTGCTAGAACCGCAAATCGGCGCGGTGCTTGGCAAGATCCTCATCCTTGCGTTGATCATTCTGTTCATCCAGAAGCGCCCGCAAGGCCTGTTCGCCCTCAAGGGACGGGTTATCGACTGA